A window of the Microplitis mediator isolate UGA2020A chromosome 5, iyMicMedi2.1, whole genome shotgun sequence genome harbors these coding sequences:
- the LOC130667363 gene encoding apolipoprotein D-like, with translation MFWISLILCLMVGRIEGLLPTFGGCPDVNTIDKLNVTEYLGKWYEAERYFSIIDFGAKCGIFNYTKEDNGSLKLVSSQISSITGVESTIEGRARPIERADDPKFTVSYPSLPIQYAMPHWVLGTDYDNYAVLWSCSNIGIFSMRSAWILTRERQPAVPVLEQAYKVLDKNQISRAYFSRTDQKNCPIISN, from the exons ATGTTTTGGATTTCTTTGATCTTGTGTCTGATGGTGGGTAGAATCGAAGGTTTATTGCCGACATTTGGAGGCTGTCCGGATGTTAATACTATTGATAAGCTCAATGTTACAGAg taTTTAGGAAAGTGGTATGAAGCTGAACgttatttttcgataattgATTTTGGGGCGAAATGcggtatttttaattacaccaAAGAAGATAATGGATCATTAAAACTCGTCAGTTCACAAATATCGTCAAT aacggGTGTAGAATCGACAATTGAAGGACGCGCGAGACCAATTGAAAGAGCTGACGATCCAAAATTTACGGTATCATATCCATCGTTACCGATTCAATATGCTATGCCCCATTGGGTTTTGGGAACTGATTATGACAACTACGCCGTGCTGTGGAGTTGCAGTAACATCGGTATTTTTag tatGCGGAGTGCTTGGATTTTAACACGAGAAAGACAACCAGCAGTTCCGGTTCTTGAGCAAGCGTACAAAGTTTTggataaaaatcaaataagcCGCGCATACTTTTCACGTACCGACCAAAAAAATTGtccaataatttcaaattaa
- the LOC130668789 gene encoding apolipoprotein D-like, whose translation MLCILIIIFLTDGAFTESISPGHCPNITLDRQLDLSKYQGQWYEYKRSSIIWSNADKCTSLKWRRIGNQWTITSSGISSLANSGSKSTTFSKTSLIGNSKIGVTNYSAVLGVSYREYYILETDNENYSIIWSCENKGKGHIRNAWILTRKINPTVNIEKIAKRVFGTHCIEMPPMSRVDHYNC comes from the exons atgttgtgtatattaattattatttttttgactgacGGCGCTTTCACTGAGTCAATAAGTCCAGGTCACTGTCCAAATATAACATTGGATAGACAATTGGACCTAAGTAAA TACCAAGGGCAGTGGTATGAATACAAAAGAAGCTCTATTATTTGGAGTAATGCAGATAAATGTACGTCATTGAAATGGAGGAGAATTGGAAATCAGTGGACTATCACGTCTTCAGGCATTTCATCATT GGCTAATAGTGGTTCAAAGTCAACTACATTTTCAAAAACGTCACTCATCGGTAATAGTAAAATTGGTGTCACGAATTATTCAGCTGTTTTGGGTGTATCGTATAGAGAATATTATATTCTTGAGACAGACAACGAAAACTATTCAATTATTTGGAGTTGCGAAAATAAAGGAAAAGGACA cATCAGAAATGCTTGGATCCtcacaagaaaaataaatcccacggtaaatattgaaaaaatagcTAAAAGGGTATTTGGTACGCATTGCATTGAAATGCCGCCAATGTCAAGAGTCGATCACTATAATTGCTAA
- the LOC130668788 gene encoding apolipoprotein D-like, with product MLRELIILSFIAGAIGLASESDKCPVIKQRFWNLDRYAGTWYEYKRSSNNWARADKCTTAEWERFGFRVFTVICAGISTIDNGDVRTVAQLTYENPRNLTMTHFVPVVGVVKGSYVILETDYDNYAIVWSCVEQGSRHISYYWYMTREAKPCMDIDRIAQRVIQEYGLQPESMAKVDHDNCPC from the exons ATGTTGCgtgaattgataattttatcttttattgcTGGAGCAATTGGGTTAGCTTCGGAATCTGATAAGTGCCCAGTTATAAAACAAAGATTCTGGAATTTAGATCGA tATGCCGGAACATGGTACGAATATAAGAGAAGTTCAAATAATTGGGCCAGGGCTGACAAATGTACTACAGCTGAATGGGAGAGATTTGGTTTCCGGGTGTTTACTGTTATTTGTGCTGGTATTTCAACAat tgATAATGGGGATGTAAGAACTGTCGCCCAACTTACGTACGAAAATCCTCGAAATTTGACTATGACTCATTTCGTTCCCGTTGTGGGTGTGGTAAAAGGAAGCTACGTAATTCTTGAAACGGACTATGATAATTATGCTATCGTTTGGAGTTGCGTTGAACAAGGATCTCGACA tatttcATATTATTGGTATATGACAAGAGAAGCTAAACCTTGTATGGATATTGATCGAATAGCGCAAAGAGTAATTCAAGAATATGGTCTTCAACCTGAATCTATGGCTAAGGTCGATCATGATAACTGTCCCTGCTAA
- the LOC130668417 gene encoding apolipoprotein D-like: MFLNLIIFFLLAETFIQVAKADRCPTPQVEFVDLDKYAGVWYHYAQSSNKFENTGKYSKFEWSKPNEGGNSTVIITEISKVTCEESKVPAIGYNEGDKVINEVYVPIVGTIRTDPWVLATDYENYSIFYACKNVGDKQEINAGIFTRSPCPYLNIFLIAKRVYDFYSIEMPKMIRVEQECD; encoded by the exons atgtttcttaacttaattatttttttcctactgGCTGAAACCTTCATCCAAGTGGCTAAAGCTGATCGTTGTCCAACACCGCAAGTAGAATTTGTAGATTTAgacaaa TACGCCGGAGTATGGTATCATTACGCACAAAGCAGCAATAAGTTCGAGAACACTGGGAAATACTCAAAATTCGAATGGAGTAAACCCAACGAAGGAGGAAATTCAACCGTCATTATAACCGAAATTTCAAaagt GACTTGTGAAGAATCAAAAGTGCCAGCAATTGGGTATAACGAAGGagataaagtaattaatgaaGTATATGTACCAATTGTCGGTACCATAAGAACAGACCCATGGGTTCTTGCGACagattatgaaaattattcaattttttatgcttGTAAAAACGTCGGAGACAAACA agAAATTAATGCGGGGATCTTTACAAGAAGTCCATGTccctatttaaatatatttttaattgctaaAAGAGTTTACGATTTTTACAGCATAGAAATGCCTAAAATGATAAGAGTTGAACAAGAATGtgattaa
- the LOC130668785 gene encoding titin-like, which yields MLKKILLVTYALTIVRAQVPSLGWCPDYVPMANFDIAKFLGTWHEAERYFQLSEVVSRCVMANYSRGHDNKLRVSNEVTNRFTGIKRVLEGEIKPAASKAEEGKLHIKYTTVPLTPETSYAVLDTDYKNYAVLWNCNGIGPFHTQNAWIMTRERIPSGEVLQMAYGVLDKYKISKTFFVKTDQEDCAYLDQFKPVEKPAEKPAQEMPQAEIPVEAPQQLRSAIIPDETHINSIKEVEKVEEKPANKIESTVNAVKTEAKPEEKEKEEEKEKETIVDKKPVIVKDEKVDADEKMTPVTVPEVIYQKSSDKNEEKPEKDEKIIEKKEEEKKTEKADAVAVEIPKVEPVVADTLDPKQEEHDHSKTQTVDAPKEEQKIENKV from the exons ATGCTGAAGAAGATACTTCTTGTTACGTATGCCCTGACTATTGTCAGGGCTCAGGTGCCTAGTTTAGGATGGTGTCCTGATTACGTACCTATGGCTAATTTTGATATTGCAaag TTCCTGGGAACGTGGCATGAAGCCGAAAGATATTTTCAACTCTCAGAGGTAGTATCACGTTGCGTGATGGCTAATTACTCACGCGgtcatgataataaattgCGTGTGAGCAATGAAGTTACCAACAGATT tactGGAATAAAACGAGTTTTAGAGGGTGAAATAAAACCGGCAGCTTCAAAAGCTGAAGAAGGAAAATTACATATTAAATATACGACTGTTCCACTAACACCAGAAACATCTTATGCAGTTTTGGATACCGACTACAAAAACTATGCGGTTTTGTGGAACTGCAATGGTATTGGCCCATTCCATACACAAAATGCCTGGATTATGACGCGAGAACGTATTCCTTCTGGTGAAGTTTTACAAATG gCTTATGGAGTCTTggacaaatataaaatatcaaagacaTTTTTCGTTAAAACAGACCAAGAAGATTGTGCCTACTTGGATCAATTCAAACCCGTTGAAAAACCAGCTGAAAAACCAGCTCAAGAAATGCCACAAGCTGAAATTCCTGTTGAAGCTCCCCAACAATTGAGATCAGCTATTATACCTGACGAAACACACATTAATAGTATTAAAGAGGTTGAAAAAGTTGAGGAAAAACCTGCCAACAAAATAGAATCCACTGTCAATGCAGTAAAAACTGAGGCTAAACCAGAAGAGAaggaaaaagaagaagaaaaagaaaaagagacGATTGTTGACAAGAAACCGGTGATTGTTAAAGATGAAAAAGTTGATGCTGATGAAAAGATGACACCGGTAACAGTTCCAGAAGTTATTTACCAAAAGAGTTCTGATAAAAATGAGGAAAAACCTGAGAAagacgaaaaaataattgagaaaaaaGAAGAAGAGAAGAAAACGGAGAAAGCTGATGCAGTCGCTGTTGAAATTCCGAAAGTGGAACCCGTTGTTGCTGATACACTTGATCCCAAACAAGAAGAACATGATCACAGCAAAACACAAACTGTAGATGCACCAAAAGaagagcaaaaaattgaaaacaaagtttga
- the LOC130668790 gene encoding lazarillo protein-like produces MSCILIILCLISGVFTQSWEPGKCPSIDVEPVDICRVSGRWFEYKKSFDVYDPEETCAEMFWNNTDTVGSQLIFTSIPKETKNCLKIIADATLNDNSLFTDFHIPVSASVKIYTYILETDYNDYIIIWRCQNRGSMHAITSWVKSRYAKPRIDIDKKVREAFRKRGLKIVSFVKMDQENCP; encoded by the exons ATGTCatgtatattaattattttgtgctTAATTTCTGGAGTGTTTACTCAATCATGGGAACCCGGAAAATGTCCTTCAATAGACGTGGAACCAGTTGATATTTGTCGA GTAAGTGGAAGATGGTTTGAGTACAAGAAGAGCTTTGATGTTTATGACCCTGAGGAGACATGTGCGGAAATGTTTTGGAATAATACTGACACGGTTGGGTCACAACTTATTTTTACTTCTATACCAAAaga AACCAAAAATTGCTTAAAGATTATTGCCGATGCAACGTTAAATGACAATTCACTATTTACCGATTTCCATATACCAGTTTCGGCAAGCGTAAagatatatacttatattctTGAGACAGATTATAATgactatataattatttggCGTTGTCAAAATCGCGGATCTATGCA TGCTATCACCTCTTGGGTTAAGTCACGATATGCAAAGCCACGCAttgatatagataaaaaagTTAGAGAAGCATTCCGAAAAAGAGGTCTCAAGATTGTATCATTTGTAAAAATGGATCAAGAAAATTGCCCTTAA
- the LOC130668787 gene encoding apolipoprotein D-like: MLRKLIILSFIAGAIGLASESDKCPVIKQRLWNLDRVIAGKWYEYKRSSNNWAGADKCTGFQYKRIGSGEFSVICDGISTIDNGVVRTVGKLTYKDPRNLTVTYFVPVVGVVKESYVILETDYDNYAISWSCVQQGSRHISYYWYITREPQPCMDIDRIAQRVIQEYGLQPESMSKVDQDNCPYN; encoded by the exons ATGTTGcgtaaattgataattttatcttttattgcTGGAGCAATTGGGTTAGCTTCGGAATCTGATAAGTGCCCAGTTATAAAACAAAGATTGTGGAATTTAGATAGA GTTATTGCCGGAAAATGGTACGAATATAAGAGAAGTTCAAATAATTGGGCCGGTGCTGACAAATGTACTGGATTTCAATATAAGAGAATTGGATCTGGGGAGTTTAGTGTTATTTGCGATGGTATTTCGACAat tgATAACGGGGTCGTAAGAACTGTTGGCAAACTTACGTACAAAGATCCTCGAAATTTGACTGTAACTTATTTCGTTCCCGTCGTGGGTGTGGTAAAAGAAAGCTACGTAATTCTTGAAACGGACTATGATAATTATGCTATCTCTTGGAGTTGCGTTCAACAAGGATCTCGACA taTTTCATATTATTGGTATATCACAAGAGAACCTCAACCTTGTATGGATATTGATCGAATAGCCCAAAGAGTAATTCAAGAATATGGTCTTCAACCTGAATCTATGTCTAAGGTCGATCAAGATAACTGTCCCtacaattga
- the LOC130668786 gene encoding apolipoprotein D-like, translated as MLRLLIIGCLIAGAFAQSFNDGQCPRIPVEPVDPSRMVGEWWEYQRSSNNWDNVESCARAYWNKIENGVLKVVFTDISSLINDNSTVVSEIAMENNAMYVTVHLPILGSIKKKHFVLETDYDNYAIMWACEYQGSQYTTVAWVKTRDRFPKFDINRIVRRAFLKRGLPLVQMTTVNRDNCPERYCYLSN; from the exons ATGTTACGTCTTTTAATAATTGGGTGTTTAATTGCTGGGGCTTTTGCTCAATCATTTAATGATGGACAATGCCCGCGTATACCCGTTGAGCCAGTTGATCCAAGCAGA ATGGTTGGAGAATGGTGGGAGTATCAGCGTAGTAGCAATAACTGGGATAATGTAGAGAGCTGTGCGAGAGCGTattggaataaaattgaaaatggtGTATTAAAAGTTGTTTTTACTGATATTTCCTCGCt aATCAACGATAACTCAACAGTTGTATCGGAAATAGCTATGGAGAATAACGCGATGTATGTAACTGTGCATTTACCAATTTTGggatctattaaaaaaaaacacttcgTACTTGAGACAGATTATGACAACTATGCAATAATGTGGGCCTGCGAATATCAAGGATCTCAATA CACGACTGTCGCTTGGGTTAAGACACGAGACAGATTCCCGAAATTCGATATCAATCGTATAGTCAGAAGAGCATTTTTGAAAAGAGGTCTTCCCCTTGTCCAAATGACGACCGTTAATCGAGATAATTGTCCAGAAAGATATTGTTATCTGTCTAATTAA
- the LOC130668791 gene encoding apolipoprotein D-like, giving the protein MYVLTIICCLIAAVYGQRVGIGPCPTVKASKTIDIDKYSGKWYEWETSNSLSSICSSSTWTKHSDSIITVVHRSISKITNLESGIIGDVTINDEKVNVQYNMPMGRNIEVEYRILDTDYENFSILWSCSNFKLVHYTHLSVHVRDPNVEPNNLKIGVTIKEAGVNPPPMRKVDHSNCP; this is encoded by the exons ATGTATGTCCTAACTATTATTTGCTGCCTTATTGCTGCAGTTTACGGTCAACGCGTCGGAATTGGTCCTTGTCCTACAGTTAAAGCTTCGAAAACTATCGATATTGATAAA TATTCTGGAAAATGGTACGAATGGGAAACGAGTAATTCTTTGAGTAGCATATGTTCTTCGTCTACTTGGACTAAACATTCAGACAGTATAATTACAGTCGTACATCGTAGtatttcaaaaat TACTAATTTGGAATCAGGAATTATTGGTGACGTAACTATAAATGACGAAAAAGTAAATGTGCAGTATAATATGCCTATGGGTCGTAACATTGAAGTAGAGTACAGGATTCTCGATActgattatgaaaatttttctattctaTGGAGTTGCTCAAACTTCAAGCTTGTGCA ctACACTCATTTATCGGTACACGTAAGAGATCCCAACGTTGAACcgaacaatttaaaaattggagtAACAATAAAAGAAGCGGGAGTTAATCCTCCGCCAATGAGAAAAGTTGACCATTCGAATTGCCCATAA